A DNA window from Castanea sativa cultivar Marrone di Chiusa Pesio chromosome 7, ASM4071231v1 contains the following coding sequences:
- the LOC142643607 gene encoding DNA repair protein RAD51 homolog, producing the protein MEQQRKQKMAVEEQQQHEQVEEMQQGPTPVEQLQAAGIASIDVKKLKDAGLCTVESVAFSPRKELLQIKGISDAKVDKIIEAASKLVPLGFTSASQLHAQRLEIIQITSGSRELDKVLEGGIETGSITEIYGEFRSGKTQLCHTLCVTCQLPLDQGGGEGKAMYIDAEGTFRPQRLLQIAERFGLDGPDVLDNVAYARAYNTDHQSRLLLEAASMMVETRFALMIVDSATALYRTDFSGRGELSARQMHLAKFLRSLQKLADEFGVAVVITNQVVAQVDGSAMFAGPQIKPIGGNIMAHASTTRLALRKGRGDERICKVISSPCLAEAEARFQIAAEGVTDVKD; encoded by the exons ATGGAGCAACAAAGAAAGCAGAAGATGGCAGTTGaggaacaacaacaacatgaaCAAGTCGAAGAGATGCAACAAGGCCCTACCCCAGTCGAACAACTTCAG GCGGCAGGCATTGCTTCCATTGACGTTAAGAAGCTTAAAGATGCGGGTCTCTGCACTGTTGAATCGGTTGCTTTCTCTCCCAGGAAGGAACTCCTTCAAATCAAAGGAATTAGTGACGCTAAAGTAGACAAGATCATCGAAGCAG CTTCCAAGTTAGTGCCTTTGGGTTTTACTAGTGCTAGCCAACTCCATGCCCAGAGGCTTGAGATCATTCAGATAACATCCGGGTCAAGAGAGCTTGACAAGGTATTGGAAG GAGGAATTGAGACAGGATCTATTACTGAGATATATGGTGAGTTTCGATCTGGAAAGACTCAGCTGTGTCACACACTGTGTGTCACTTGCCAG CTTCCATTAGATCAAGGAGGTGGAGAGGGAAAAGCAATGTACATCGATGCAGAGGGCACATTTAGGCCACAGAGACTCTTACAGATAGCAGAAAG GTTTGGACTGGATGGTCCTGATGTCTTGGATAATGTGGCTTATGCTAGAGCTTATAACACTGATCATCAGTCAAGACTTCTGCTTGAAGCAGCTTCAATGATGGTGGAAACAAG GTTTGCTCTTATGATAGTAGACAGTGCTACTGCTCTCTACAGAACAGATTTCTCTGGAAGGGGAGAACTTTCAGCCCGGCAAATGCATCTTGCGAAGTTTCTCCGGAGCCTTCAGAAATTAGCAGATGAG TTTGGTGTCGCTGTTGTTATTACAAACCAAGTAGTCGCACAAGTGGATGGTTCTGCAATGTTTGCCGGCCCTCAAATCAAGCCTATTGGTGGTAACATTATGGCTCATGCTTCCACAACAAG GCTAGCTCTGCGTAAGGGAAGAGGAGATGAGCGCATCTGTAAAGTAATAAGCTCTCCTTGTTTAGCTGAAGCTGAAGCACGGTTTCAGATTGCTGCAGAAGGTGTTACTGATGTCAAGGACTGA